One segment of Leuconostoc lactis DNA contains the following:
- the rplB gene encoding 50S ribosomal protein L2 has protein sequence MAIKKYKPTSNGRRNMTTSDFAEITKSTPEKSLLAKKSKTGARNNSGRMTVRHHAGGHKQAYRLVDFKRIKDNKTATVKAIEYDPNRTANIALLVYEDGIKSYILAPKGLKVGDKVQSGPDADIKPGNALPLRNIPEGTLIHNIELKPGKGGQLARSAGTSAQILGKDGKYVIVRLTSGEVRLILATNRATIGEVGNAEHSLINWGKAGRNRWRGKRPHVRGSVMNPNDHPHGGGEGKAPVGRPSPMSPWGKKTAGKKTRDKKKASTKFIVRGRKSK, from the coding sequence TTGGCTATCAAGAAGTATAAGCCAACCTCTAACGGACGTCGTAACATGACGACTTCAGATTTCGCTGAAATCACGAAGTCAACGCCCGAAAAGAGCTTGTTGGCAAAGAAGTCAAAGACTGGTGCACGTAACAACTCTGGTCGTATGACAGTGCGCCACCACGCTGGTGGACACAAGCAAGCCTACCGTTTGGTGGACTTCAAGCGTATCAAGGATAACAAGACAGCTACTGTAAAGGCTATCGAATACGATCCAAACCGTACAGCAAACATCGCTTTGCTTGTATATGAAGATGGTATTAAGTCATATATCTTGGCGCCAAAGGGATTGAAGGTTGGCGATAAAGTACAATCTGGTCCTGATGCCGACATTAAGCCCGGCAATGCCTTGCCATTGCGCAATATTCCTGAAGGTACTTTGATTCACAACATCGAATTGAAGCCTGGTAAGGGTGGTCAATTGGCACGTTCTGCTGGAACTTCAGCACAAATCTTGGGTAAGGATGGCAAGTATGTCATCGTTCGTTTGACTTCAGGCGAAGTACGTTTGATCTTGGCAACTAACCGTGCAACAATCGGTGAAGTTGGTAACGCTGAACACTCATTGATTAACTGGGGTAAGGCTGGTCGTAACCGTTGGCGTGGAAAGCGTCCACACGTTCGTGGATCAGTTATGAACCCTAACGATCACCCACACGGTGGTGGTGAAGGTAAAGCACCTGTTGGTCGTCCAAGTCCTATGTCACCATGGGGTAAGAAGACTGCTGGTAAGAAGACTCGCGACAAGAAGAAGGCTTCAACGAAGTTCATCGTTCGCGGTCGTAAGAGTAAGTAA
- the rplD gene encoding 50S ribosomal protein L4, with the protein MTKVAVLKQDGSQAAELELNDAVFAIEPNNAVITDAVLMQRASMRQGTHAVKNRSAVSGGGRKPWKQKGTGRARAGSIREPQFRGGGIVFGPTPRSYAYRINRKSYQLALKSVLSQKLADGKLVVVDALSFEAPKTQDFKKVLANLSVDTKTLVVVDEDNENAILSARNLANVQVMTTKGINVLDVVNADKLVIVQSSIEEIQGGLA; encoded by the coding sequence ATGACTAAAGTTGCTGTATTAAAGCAAGATGGTAGTCAAGCTGCTGAACTCGAATTGAACGATGCAGTTTTCGCCATCGAACCTAACAACGCCGTTATCACAGATGCAGTTTTGATGCAACGCGCATCAATGCGTCAAGGTACTCATGCTGTCAAGAACCGTTCAGCGGTTTCTGGTGGTGGACGTAAGCCTTGGAAGCAAAAGGGTACTGGTCGTGCACGTGCCGGTTCAATCCGTGAACCACAATTCCGTGGTGGTGGAATCGTCTTCGGACCAACACCTCGTTCATATGCCTACCGTATTAACCGTAAGTCTTACCAATTGGCTTTGAAGTCAGTTTTGTCACAAAAGCTTGCTGACGGTAAGTTGGTTGTTGTTGATGCTTTGTCATTCGAAGCACCAAAGACACAAGACTTCAAGAAGGTTTTGGCTAACTTGTCAGTTGACACAAAGACATTAGTAGTTGTTGATGAAGACAACGAAAACGCAATCTTGTCAGCACGTAACTTGGCTAACGTTCAAGTTATGACAACAAAGGGTATTAACGTACTTGACGTTGTTAATGCAGATAAGCTGGTGATTGTTCAATCATCAATCGAAGAAATCCAAGGAGGTCTTGCCTAA
- the rpsE gene encoding 30S ribosomal protein S5 codes for MVEFVNPKSLGELEENVVAINRVTKVVKGGRRLRFAALVVVGDKQGHVGFGTGKAQEVPEAIRKAIEDAKRKMITVPTVGTTIPHDVLGVWGGGKILIKPAEEGSGVAAGGAARSVMELAGIADVTAKSLGSSTPVNVVRATFEALTSLKDAEEVAALRGVSLEHLAE; via the coding sequence ATGGTTGAATTCGTTAACCCTAAGTCACTTGGTGAATTAGAAGAAAACGTTGTTGCTATTAACCGTGTCACAAAAGTTGTCAAGGGTGGTCGTCGTTTGCGTTTCGCAGCGTTGGTTGTCGTTGGTGATAAGCAAGGCCACGTTGGTTTTGGAACTGGTAAGGCACAAGAAGTTCCTGAAGCTATCCGTAAGGCAATCGAAGATGCTAAGCGTAAGATGATCACTGTACCAACAGTAGGGACAACTATTCCTCACGACGTCCTTGGCGTTTGGGGCGGTGGTAAGATCTTGATCAAGCCAGCCGAAGAAGGTTCTGGTGTTGCTGCCGGTGGTGCTGCACGTTCTGTTATGGAATTAGCAGGTATCGCCGATGTGACTGCAAAGTCACTTGGCTCATCAACACCAGTTAACGTTGTCCGCGCAACTTTTGAAGCTTTGACAAGCTTGAAGGATGCAGAAGAAGTAGCAGCTTTGCGTGGTGTTTCATTGGAACACTTGGCTGAATAA
- the rplE gene encoding 50S ribosomal protein L5 has protein sequence MANALKEKYVNEVQPALIEKFNFSSPMQAPKIEKIVLNMGVGDAVSNSKNLDEAVEELKLIAGQQPVITKAKKSIAGFRLREGMSIGTKVTLRGERMYEFLDKLINISLPRVRDFRGVSSKAFDGRGNYTLGVREQLIFPEIDFDQVNRVRGLDIVVVTTAQNDEEGRALLTLLGMPFAK, from the coding sequence ATGGCTAACGCATTAAAAGAAAAATATGTTAATGAAGTTCAACCTGCTTTGATCGAAAAGTTTAACTTCTCATCACCAATGCAAGCCCCTAAGATCGAAAAGATCGTTCTTAACATGGGTGTTGGTGATGCGGTGTCAAACTCAAAGAACTTGGATGAAGCGGTTGAAGAATTGAAGTTGATTGCTGGTCAACAACCAGTTATCACAAAGGCAAAGAAGTCAATCGCTGGTTTCCGTTTGCGTGAAGGTATGTCAATCGGAACTAAGGTTACATTGCGTGGTGAACGCATGTATGAATTCTTAGACAAGTTGATCAACATCTCATTGCCTCGTGTCCGTGACTTCCGTGGTGTATCATCAAAGGCCTTCGATGGTCGTGGTAACTACACTTTGGGTGTTCGTGAACAATTGATCTTCCCTGAAATCGATTTTGACCAAGTTAACCGCGTTCGCGGCTTGGACATTGTTGTGGTTACAACAGCTCAAAACGATGAAGAAGGTCGCGCATTGTTGACACTTTTGGGCATGCCATTTGCAAAGTAA
- the rpsH gene encoding 30S ribosomal protein S8 gives MSMTDPIADLLTRIRNANMAHRDVVEIPASKIKMSIVEILKSEGFVRDVEYIEDNKQGVIRVFLKYGEDRNRVITGLKRISKPGLRKYAKADSLPKVLNGLGIAIISTSVGVITDKEARAKQIGGEVLAYVW, from the coding sequence ATGTCTATGACTGATCCAATCGCTGATTTGTTAACACGTATTCGTAACGCCAACATGGCACACCGTGACGTTGTTGAAATTCCAGCATCAAAAATTAAAATGAGCATCGTTGAGATCTTGAAATCAGAAGGTTTCGTTCGCGACGTAGAATACATCGAAGATAACAAGCAAGGTGTTATCCGTGTATTTCTTAAGTACGGCGAAGACCGTAACCGTGTGATTACAGGACTTAAGCGTATCTCAAAGCCAGGTTTGCGTAAGTATGCCAAGGCTGATTCATTGCCAAAGGTTTTGAACGGTTTGGGTATTGCGATTATCTCAACTTCTGTTGGTGTGATCACTGACAAAGAAGCACGCGCAAAGCAAATCGGTGGCGAAGTGCTCGCTTACGTTTGGTAA
- the rplP gene encoding 50S ribosomal protein L16 produces the protein MLVPKRVKFRRVHRGHMRGEAKGGKTVTFGEFGLQATTSSWITNRQIEAARIAMTRYMKRGGKVWIKIFPHKSYTSKGVGVRMGNGKGSPEGWVEPVKRGKVMFEVAGVPEATAREALRLAQHKLPVRTKIIAREAE, from the coding sequence ATGTTAGTACCAAAGCGTGTTAAATTCCGTCGTGTACACCGTGGCCACATGCGTGGTGAAGCAAAAGGTGGAAAGACGGTAACGTTCGGTGAATTCGGCTTGCAAGCAACAACATCAAGCTGGATTACAAACCGTCAAATTGAAGCTGCCCGTATTGCAATGACACGTTATATGAAGCGTGGTGGTAAGGTTTGGATCAAAATCTTCCCTCACAAGTCATATACATCTAAAGGTGTCGGTGTTCGAATGGGTAACGGTAAGGGTTCACCTGAAGGTTGGGTAGAACCAGTTAAGCGTGGTAAGGTAATGTTTGAAGTTGCAGGTGTTCCTGAAGCAACTGCACGTGAAGCATTGCGTTTGGCACAACACAAGTTGCCTGTACGTACAAAGATTATTGCTCGGGAGGCTGAATAA
- the rpmC gene encoding 50S ribosomal protein L29, with protein MAKASELKELSLADLQKREAEFKEELFNLRFQLATGQLENTARIAQVRKDIARVKTVIRAQELANANK; from the coding sequence ATGGCTAAAGCAAGTGAATTGAAAGAATTGTCACTTGCGGATTTGCAAAAGCGCGAGGCCGAATTCAAGGAAGAATTATTCAACCTACGTTTCCAATTGGCTACTGGCCAACTTGAAAACACGGCGCGTATTGCACAAGTTCGTAAGGACATTGCACGAGTTAAGACAGTTATCCGTGCGCAAGAATTGGCAAACGCCAACAAATAA
- the secY gene encoding preprotein translocase subunit SecY, which yields MLRTLFNAVREKDIRKKLGWTFLLLFIYRIGTHITVPGVNPAAMADMANSGLMNILNIFSGGGLMNYSLFAMGVSPYVTAQIVVQLLQLDIVPRFVEWSKQGEVGRRKLNNATRWLTLVLAFVQSVGITAGFNSLTAYGLVSHTNDVMSYLVIGTVMTIGTFFAMWLGEMITEKGLGNGVSMIIFAGIIAQAPSGMYDIFKENILQANSNDLVNGIVFMAVLTAAMILVIGITTWFYEATRRLQMQYTRSATSYGSEAYLPLKVNVSGVIPVIFASSFISTPQTILLAFQGKYASAQWYQVMQDLFSLTTLPGAILYTVLIIIFTYFYAFVQVNPEKLSENLQKQGAYIVGVRPGNETKAYVSQLLLNLSFVGSIFLGFVALVPLIASDVWGLNEKIGLGGTSLLITIGVALDLIRQIDGLMQKRNYIGFITKDQLANREAANG from the coding sequence ATGCTACGCACGTTATTTAATGCAGTACGTGAAAAGGATATTCGCAAAAAGTTAGGGTGGACCTTCCTGCTTCTGTTTATTTACAGAATCGGAACGCACATTACTGTGCCTGGTGTTAACCCTGCTGCAATGGCGGATATGGCCAATTCAGGATTAATGAACATTCTGAACATTTTTTCTGGTGGCGGTTTAATGAATTACTCATTGTTCGCAATGGGTGTTTCACCTTACGTGACGGCACAAATTGTTGTGCAACTTTTGCAATTAGATATCGTGCCTCGCTTTGTTGAATGGAGTAAGCAGGGTGAAGTTGGTCGGCGAAAGTTGAACAACGCCACACGTTGGTTAACCCTCGTGCTTGCATTTGTTCAGTCCGTAGGTATTACAGCTGGATTTAATTCACTGACAGCCTACGGACTTGTTAGCCACACAAATGATGTGATGTCATACCTTGTCATTGGCACGGTCATGACCATCGGAACATTTTTTGCGATGTGGCTAGGTGAAATGATTACTGAAAAAGGATTAGGAAACGGCGTTTCCATGATCATCTTTGCTGGAATCATTGCACAAGCACCTTCAGGCATGTATGACATTTTCAAAGAAAATATCTTACAAGCCAACTCAAATGATTTAGTCAACGGCATTGTCTTTATGGCTGTGTTAACAGCTGCCATGATCTTGGTCATCGGCATTACAACATGGTTCTATGAAGCCACACGTCGTTTACAAATGCAGTACACACGTTCTGCAACATCATATGGTAGTGAAGCTTATTTACCATTGAAGGTTAACGTCTCTGGCGTTATTCCGGTCATTTTTGCCTCATCATTTATTAGTACACCACAAACGATTTTGTTGGCATTCCAAGGTAAATATGCGTCAGCGCAATGGTATCAAGTTATGCAAGATCTATTTAGCTTGACAACACTACCGGGTGCAATTCTCTACACTGTTTTGATTATCATCTTTACCTACTTCTATGCCTTTGTCCAAGTTAACCCTGAGAAGTTATCAGAAAACTTGCAAAAGCAAGGGGCTTACATCGTCGGTGTACGTCCTGGTAATGAGACAAAGGCTTATGTGTCACAATTACTTTTGAATTTGAGCTTTGTTGGTTCAATCTTCTTAGGTTTTGTGGCCTTGGTACCACTCATTGCCTCAGATGTCTGGGGTTTGAACGAGAAAATTGGACTAGGTGGCACAAGCCTTTTGATTACAATTGGCGTGGCGCTTGATTTGATTCGTCAAATTGATGGCTTGATGCAAAAGAGAAATTATATTGGGTTTATCACAAAAGATCAGTTAGCAAATCGGGAGGCAGCTAATGGCTAA
- the rplV gene encoding 50S ribosomal protein L22 codes for MAEQITSARATAKIVRVAPRKARLVLDTIRRKSVNEAYAILKFLPNTSTEDIYKVLNSAVANAENNFSLDREDLIVKEAFANEGPTLKRFRPRAKGSASPINKRTSHITIVVAEKEAK; via the coding sequence ATGGCTGAACAAATTACTTCAGCTCGCGCGACAGCCAAGATCGTTCGCGTTGCCCCACGTAAGGCACGCCTAGTTCTTGACACAATTCGTCGTAAGAGCGTTAACGAAGCATACGCAATTTTGAAGTTCCTACCTAACACTTCTACTGAAGATATTTACAAGGTTTTGAACTCAGCAGTTGCTAATGCTGAAAACAACTTCTCATTAGACCGAGAAGATCTTATCGTGAAGGAAGCCTTTGCTAACGAAGGACCTACGCTTAAGCGTTTCCGTCCCCGTGCCAAGGGTTCTGCTTCACCAATCAACAAGCGTACAAGCCACATCACAATTGTGGTTGCTGAGAAGGAGGCAAAGTAA
- the rpsJ gene encoding 30S ribosomal protein S10, whose translation MAQKKIRIRLKAYEHRILDQSAEKIVETAKRTGAEIAGPIPLPTERTLYTILRSPHKHKDSREQFEMRTHKRLIDIVNPTDKTVDALRKLELPSGVAIEIKL comes from the coding sequence ATGGCACAAAAGAAGATCCGTATCCGTTTGAAGGCATACGAACACCGCATCTTGGACCAATCAGCAGAAAAAATTGTTGAAACGGCCAAGCGTACGGGCGCAGAAATCGCTGGTCCTATCCCTTTGCCAACTGAACGTACATTGTACACAATTCTACGTTCACCACATAAGCACAAGGATAGCCGCGAACAATTCGAAATGCGCACGCACAAGCGTTTGATCGACATTGTGAACCCTACTGACAAGACAGTTGACGCATTGCGTAAGCTTGAATTGCCATCAGGTGTTGCAATCGAAATCAAGTTGTAA
- the rpsQ gene encoding 30S ribosomal protein S17, producing MSEERNARKVYQGRVVSDKMDKTITVAVDTYVNHAVYGKRVKYTKKFKAHDENNSAKMNDIVQIMETRPLSATKHFRLVKIVEEAVIL from the coding sequence ATGAGTGAAGAACGTAATGCTCGTAAGGTTTACCAAGGCCGCGTTGTTTCAGATAAGATGGACAAGACAATCACTGTCGCTGTTGATACTTATGTGAACCACGCCGTTTACGGTAAGCGTGTTAAGTACACAAAGAAGTTTAAAGCCCATGATGAAAACAATAGCGCTAAGATGAACGATATTGTCCAAATCATGGAAACACGTCCTTTGTCTGCAACTAAGCACTTCCGTTTGGTTAAGATCGTTGAAGAGGCAGTTATTCTTTAA
- the rplO gene encoding 50S ribosomal protein L15, with translation MNLNELQPAAGSRKLRNRVGRGTSSGNGKTSGRGQKGQKARGKVRLGFEGGQMPLYRRIPKRGFTNISRKEFAVVNLEKLNAFADGTEITPALLIESGVVKNQKSGIKVLAVGQLDKKLTVKAHKFSGAAKAAIEQAGGTTEVI, from the coding sequence ATGAACTTGAACGAATTACAACCTGCTGCAGGTTCACGCAAGTTGCGTAACCGTGTAGGTCGCGGTACGTCATCAGGAAACGGTAAGACATCTGGACGTGGTCAAAAGGGTCAAAAGGCTCGTGGCAAAGTACGTTTGGGATTCGAAGGTGGTCAAATGCCTTTGTACCGTCGTATTCCAAAGCGTGGATTTACTAACATTTCACGTAAGGAATTTGCTGTGGTTAACTTGGAAAAGTTGAACGCATTCGCAGATGGCACAGAAATCACGCCAGCACTTTTGATTGAAAGCGGTGTTGTTAAAAATCAAAAGTCAGGTATCAAAGTCTTGGCTGTCGGTCAACTTGACAAGAAGTTGACTGTTAAGGCACATAAGTTCTCAGGCGCTGCTAAGGCGGCTATCGAACAAGCCGGTGGAACGACTGAGGTAATTTAA
- the rplW gene encoding 50S ribosomal protein L23, producing the protein MDARDIIRRPIITEASMAQTERKRYVFEVDVRATKPEIKKAIEEIFDVQVSGLNTANVRGKKKRQGRYVGYTRKLKKATVTLSKDSKDIQIFNEG; encoded by the coding sequence ATGGATGCACGCGATATTATCCGTCGCCCGATCATTACTGAAGCATCAATGGCGCAAACAGAACGTAAGCGCTATGTCTTCGAAGTCGATGTTCGTGCCACAAAGCCTGAAATTAAGAAGGCAATTGAAGAGATCTTCGACGTTCAAGTATCTGGCTTGAACACAGCTAACGTTCGCGGTAAGAAGAAGCGCCAAGGTCGTTACGTTGGTTACACACGTAAGTTGAAGAAGGCAACCGTAACGTTGTCAAAAGATTCAAAAGATATTCAAATCTTTAACGAAGGTTAA
- the rplX gene encoding 50S ribosomal protein L24 — protein MFVKTGDKVRVIAGKDKGKEGTITKTVAAKDRVVVEGVNIVKKHQKPSNEYPQGGVIDIEAPIHVSNVQLLDPSTNEPTKVAFKIEDGKKVRVSKKSGNVLG, from the coding sequence ATGTTTGTAAAAACAGGTGATAAGGTTCGCGTCATTGCCGGCAAAGACAAGGGAAAAGAAGGCACAATCACTAAGACTGTTGCTGCAAAGGACCGCGTTGTTGTCGAAGGCGTGAACATCGTTAAGAAGCATCAAAAGCCTTCTAACGAATACCCACAAGGTGGTGTTATCGATATCGAAGCACCAATCCATGTATCAAACGTGCAATTGCTTGACCCTTCAACTAACGAACCAACTAAGGTTGCGTTCAAGATTGAAGATGGCAAGAAAGTTCGCGTATCTAAAAAGTCTGGTAACGTACTAGGCTAA
- the rpmD gene encoding 50S ribosomal protein L30, protein MADLKITLIKSAAHRLPKQRAIVKSLGLGRVSSSVVKPNNEATRGAIFHIAHLVSVEEVK, encoded by the coding sequence ATGGCTGATTTGAAAATCACTTTGATTAAGAGTGCGGCTCATCGCTTACCAAAGCAACGCGCGATCGTTAAGTCACTTGGACTTGGTCGTGTATCTAGCTCAGTGGTGAAGCCTAACAACGAAGCTACTCGTGGCGCAATTTTCCACATTGCTCACTTGGTTAGCGTTGAAGAAGTAAAGTAA
- the rpsC gene encoding 30S ribosomal protein S3 has translation MGQKINPTGFRVGVIRDWDAKWFADKADYANQLHEDLRIRKYIEKNLADAAVDRVEIERSTKSRVDVSIHTAKPGMVIGKGGSEVEKLRTQLAKLTDVDEKGRSKRVFINIVEIKKPDLSAHLVGQQIAGDLERRVAFRRAMRGAIQRATRSGAKGIKVMVSGRLNGADIARVEQYTEGTVPLHTLRADIDYSWDEAMTAYGNLGIKTWIYRGDVLPQKKNSK, from the coding sequence ATGGGTCAAAAGATTAACCCTACTGGATTCCGTGTCGGCGTTATTCGCGACTGGGATGCAAAGTGGTTTGCTGACAAGGCTGATTATGCTAACCAACTTCACGAAGACTTGCGTATTCGTAAGTACATCGAAAAGAACTTAGCGGATGCCGCAGTTGATCGCGTTGAAATTGAACGTAGCACAAAGTCACGTGTTGACGTATCTATCCACACTGCTAAGCCAGGAATGGTTATCGGTAAGGGTGGTTCAGAAGTTGAAAAGCTTCGTACACAATTGGCTAAGTTGACTGATGTCGATGAAAAGGGACGCTCAAAGCGTGTCTTCATCAACATTGTTGAAATCAAGAAGCCTGACTTGTCAGCACACTTGGTTGGACAACAAATCGCTGGTGATTTGGAACGCCGTGTGGCTTTCCGTCGTGCGATGCGTGGTGCTATCCAACGTGCAACACGTTCAGGTGCTAAGGGTATCAAGGTAATGGTTTCAGGTCGTTTGAACGGTGCAGATATTGCCCGTGTTGAACAATACACTGAAGGTACTGTGCCTTTGCATACTTTGCGCGCTGATATCGATTACTCATGGGACGAAGCAATGACTGCTTACGGTAACTTGGGTATCAAGACTTGGATTTACCGTGGTGATGTTTTGCCACAAAAGAAGAACAGTAAGTAA
- the rplC gene encoding 50S ribosomal protein L3, whose amino-acid sequence MTKGILGRKVGMTQVFTETGELIAVTVVEATPNVVLQVKTVETDGYDAVQLGYQDKRAVLSNKPEQGHASKANTTPKRYVREIRNAEGEFNAGDEIKVDTFAAGEYVDVTGITKGHGFQGNIKKDGQSRGPMAHGSRYHRRPGSMGAIINRVFKGKLLPGRMGNHKRTMQNVAIVHVDVENNLLLLKGNVPGANKSLLTIKSTVKVNAKHPEVKMAGVSAPAAAAEEA is encoded by the coding sequence ATGACTAAAGGTATCTTAGGCCGCAAAGTCGGTATGACTCAGGTTTTCACTGAAACTGGTGAATTGATCGCCGTGACTGTTGTTGAAGCTACACCAAACGTCGTTTTGCAAGTTAAAACTGTAGAAACAGACGGATATGATGCAGTACAACTCGGTTACCAAGACAAGCGCGCAGTTTTGTCAAACAAACCTGAACAAGGTCACGCTTCAAAAGCAAACACGACCCCTAAGCGCTACGTTCGTGAAATCCGCAATGCGGAAGGCGAATTTAACGCAGGGGATGAAATCAAGGTTGATACATTCGCAGCTGGTGAATACGTCGACGTTACTGGAATCACGAAGGGACATGGCTTCCAAGGTAACATCAAGAAGGATGGCCAATCACGTGGACCAATGGCTCACGGATCTCGTTACCACCGTCGTCCAGGTTCAATGGGTGCTATCATCAACCGTGTCTTCAAGGGTAAGCTTTTGCCTGGACGCATGGGAAACCACAAGCGCACAATGCAAAACGTTGCTATCGTCCACGTTGACGTTGAAAACAACTTGTTGTTGTTGAAGGGTAACGTACCTGGCGCAAACAAGTCACTATTGACAATTAAGTCAACCGTTAAGGTTAACGCAAAGCATCCTGAAGTTAAGATGGCCGGTGTTTCAGCACCAGCTGCCGCAGCTGAAGAAGCTTAA
- the rplF gene encoding 50S ribosomal protein L6, which yields MSRIGNKVITLPADVEVSQEGTVVTVKGPKGTLSREIAPQITMTVEGSEVTFTRASDDNKTKALHGTTRANVANMVEGVSTGFTKTLKLVGVGYRAAKSGSKLTLSVGYSHPVDFEDREDLTVEVPDALTIKISGISKQKVGDFAAEIRAVRAPEPYKGKGIRYEGEVVRRKEGKTGK from the coding sequence ATGAGCCGTATTGGAAATAAAGTAATTACATTGCCAGCAGATGTTGAAGTATCTCAAGAAGGTACAGTTGTTACTGTTAAGGGACCTAAGGGAACATTGTCACGTGAAATTGCGCCGCAAATCACAATGACTGTTGAAGGTTCTGAAGTAACATTCACACGCGCAAGCGATGATAACAAGACAAAGGCTTTGCACGGTACAACACGTGCAAACGTTGCTAACATGGTCGAAGGTGTTTCTACTGGATTCACTAAGACTTTGAAGCTTGTCGGTGTTGGTTACCGTGCCGCAAAGTCAGGTTCAAAGTTGACTTTGTCTGTTGGTTACTCACACCCAGTTGACTTTGAAGACCGCGAAGATTTGACAGTTGAAGTACCAGATGCTTTGACAATCAAGATTTCAGGTATTTCAAAGCAAAAAGTCGGCGATTTCGCTGCTGAAATTCGTGCCGTACGTGCCCCAGAACCTTATAAGGGTAAGGGTATTCGTTACGAAGGTGAAGTTGTTCGTCGTAAGGAAGGTAAGACTGGTAAGTAA
- the rplR gene encoding 50S ribosomal protein L18: protein MISKPDKNKLRLKRHKRVRGKISGTAARPRLNVFRSNANIYAQLIDDVAGVTLASASSHDAEVSGTKTEQAIKVGELIATRGKAAGLEEVIFDRGGYLYHGRVQALAESARENGLKF, encoded by the coding sequence ATGATTTCAAAACCAGATAAAAACAAGCTCCGCTTAAAGCGCCACAAGCGCGTTCGCGGCAAGATTTCTGGTACTGCTGCTCGCCCACGTTTGAACGTTTTCCGTTCTAATGCAAACATCTACGCGCAATTAATTGATGACGTAGCGGGTGTAACGCTAGCAAGTGCCTCAAGCCATGATGCAGAAGTATCAGGTACAAAGACAGAACAAGCTATTAAAGTTGGTGAATTGATCGCTACACGTGGTAAGGCCGCAGGATTAGAAGAAGTTATCTTCGATCGTGGTGGTTACTTGTATCACGGACGTGTTCAAGCATTAGCAGAATCAGCCCGTGAAAACGGCTTGAAGTTCTAA
- the rpsS gene encoding 30S ribosomal protein S19 translates to MARSLKKGPFADPHLLKKIEAQADSEKKSVIKTWSRRSTIFPSFIGFTIAVYDGRKHVPVFVQEDMVGHKLGEFVPTRTFKGHKADDKKTGKK, encoded by the coding sequence ATGGCTCGTAGTTTAAAAAAGGGACCATTTGCGGACCCACACTTGCTTAAGAAGATTGAAGCGCAAGCGGATTCTGAAAAGAAGTCAGTGATCAAGACTTGGTCACGTCGTTCAACAATCTTCCCAAGCTTCATCGGCTTTACAATTGCCGTTTATGATGGTCGCAAGCACGTTCCGGTTTTTGTACAAGAAGACATGGTTGGTCATAAGTTGGGCGAATTCGTACCAACACGTACATTCAAAGGCCACAAGGCTGATGATAAGAAGACCGGTAAAAAATAA
- the rplN gene encoding 50S ribosomal protein L14: MIQQESRLKVADNSGAREILTIKVLGGSGRKFAGVGDVIVATVKQAIPGGNVKKGDVVKAVIVRTVSDVRRADGSYINFDENAAVIVKDDKSPVGTRIFGPVARELRDADFMRIVSLAPEVL; encoded by the coding sequence ATGATTCAACAAGAGAGTCGTTTAAAAGTGGCTGACAACTCTGGCGCACGTGAAATCTTGACGATTAAAGTGCTCGGTGGTTCAGGCCGTAAGTTTGCTGGTGTTGGTGACGTTATCGTTGCCACAGTTAAGCAAGCTATCCCTGGTGGTAACGTAAAGAAGGGTGACGTCGTTAAGGCTGTTATCGTTCGTACTGTTTCAGACGTTCGTCGTGCAGACGGTTCATACATCAACTTTGATGAAAATGCCGCTGTTATCGTAAAGGACGACAAGTCACCAGTTGGTACGCGTATCTTTGGCCCTGTTGCACGTGAATTGCGTGATGCAGACTTTATGCGTATCGTTTCATTGGCACCAGAAGTGCTCTAA